A genomic segment from Peptococcaceae bacterium encodes:
- a CDS encoding (2Fe-2S) ferredoxin domain-containing protein yields MRSINELKALKEKVEKTMAVRENKGAPTVIVHMGTCGIANGARDVLNAVMEELKVRELTDIHVTQTGCPGLCHKEPLVTVSFPGKKPYLYGKVTPENARKIILQHLVNGQPVAEWLVNKEE; encoded by the coding sequence ATGCGGTCTATAAATGAACTAAAAGCATTGAAAGAAAAAGTGGAAAAGACTATGGCCGTCCGTGAAAACAAGGGAGCGCCTACGGTGATTGTTCACATGGGGACCTGCGGGATCGCCAACGGCGCGCGGGATGTCCTGAATGCGGTTATGGAAGAACTCAAGGTTCGCGAATTGACAGATATACATGTTACTCAGACCGGCTGCCCCGGATTGTGTCACAAGGAGCCGCTTGTTACAGTATCTTTTCCCGGCAAGAAACCATACCTTTATGGCAAAGTAACGCCTGAGAACGCCAGGAAAATAATTTTGCAGCATCTTGTGAACGGCCAGCCCGTGGCCGAGTGGCTGGTAAATAAAGAGGAGTAG
- the nuoF gene encoding NADH-quinone oxidoreductase subunit NuoF, whose amino-acid sequence MEFYRSHVLVCTGTGCTSSDSRLVKSRLQKEIEDKGLEKEVRVVETGCFGFCNLGPIMVIYPEGTFYCQVKPDDVKDIVEEHLIKGRPVQRLLYREVDKEIKTTDFENIDFFKSQKRIALSNCGLINPEKIEEYIARDGYFALAKVLHEMSPRDVIETIKKSGLRGRGGGGFPTGMKWEFAYNSKGDQKYVVCNADEGDPGAFMDRSVLEGDPHSVLEAMAIAGYAIGANQGYIYVRAEYPIAVERLGIAIKQARELGLLGKNIFSKGFDFDIDLRLGAGAFVCGEETALLASIEGRRGEPRPRPPFPAVEGLWGKPTIINNVETFANIPHIIRNGAEWFASIGTEKSKGTKVFALAGKINNTGLIEVPMGTTLRTIIYEIGGGIPNGKKFKAAQTGGPSGGCIPAKHLDMEIDYDNLLSIGSMMGSGGMIIMDEDTCMVDIARFFLEFTQDESCGKCPPCRIGTKRMLEILTRITEGKGKPEDIETLETLALTVKNASLCGLGQTAPNPVLSTLRFFRDEYEAHIFDKKCPAGVCQALLTYTILQDKCRGCGLCARNCPVEAITGKVKEPYVIDAEKCIKCGICLEKCKFGAVVKK is encoded by the coding sequence ATGGAGTTTTATCGTTCCCATGTGCTGGTTTGCACCGGCACTGGCTGCACCTCTTCTGACAGCCGGCTGGTTAAAAGCAGGCTGCAGAAGGAAATAGAGGACAAAGGGTTGGAAAAGGAAGTCAGGGTCGTGGAAACGGGCTGCTTTGGTTTCTGCAACCTGGGTCCAATTATGGTCATATATCCCGAAGGAACATTTTACTGTCAGGTAAAACCGGATGACGTCAAGGATATCGTGGAAGAGCATTTGATCAAGGGACGCCCCGTCCAGCGCCTGCTTTACCGCGAAGTGGACAAAGAGATAAAAACGACGGACTTTGAAAACATCGATTTCTTCAAATCCCAGAAACGCATTGCCCTATCCAACTGCGGGTTGATAAATCCTGAAAAAATAGAAGAGTATATTGCCCGGGACGGGTATTTTGCCCTGGCCAAGGTTTTACATGAAATGTCACCGCGGGATGTAATCGAAACGATTAAAAAATCCGGCTTGAGAGGCCGTGGGGGCGGGGGCTTCCCCACAGGCATGAAATGGGAATTCGCTTATAATTCCAAAGGAGATCAGAAGTACGTGGTTTGCAACGCGGACGAAGGTGATCCCGGAGCGTTTATGGATCGCAGCGTGCTGGAAGGAGATCCTCATTCCGTTCTTGAAGCCATGGCTATTGCCGGCTATGCCATTGGGGCAAACCAGGGGTACATCTACGTGCGCGCTGAATATCCAATCGCCGTGGAACGCCTCGGCATTGCCATCAAGCAGGCTCGAGAACTGGGATTGCTGGGTAAAAACATCTTTAGCAAAGGATTCGATTTTGATATTGATTTGCGCCTGGGGGCGGGAGCGTTTGTCTGCGGCGAAGAGACCGCCTTACTGGCTTCAATCGAAGGCAGAAGAGGAGAGCCAAGGCCAAGACCGCCTTTTCCGGCTGTGGAAGGCCTGTGGGGAAAACCTACCATTATCAACAATGTGGAAACATTTGCCAATATACCCCATATAATTCGCAATGGAGCGGAATGGTTCGCTTCGATCGGCACTGAGAAAAGCAAAGGGACAAAGGTATTTGCGCTGGCCGGAAAAATAAACAACACAGGTCTTATTGAGGTGCCGATGGGAACCACCTTGAGGACAATCATTTATGAAATCGGAGGCGGTATCCCTAATGGCAAGAAGTTTAAAGCAGCCCAAACAGGAGGACCCTCTGGCGGGTGCATTCCCGCTAAACACCTGGATATGGAAATTGACTATGACAATTTGCTGTCCATAGGTTCCATGATGGGCTCCGGCGGGATGATTATCATGGACGAGGATACCTGCATGGTTGATATTGCCAGGTTCTTCCTTGAATTTACCCAGGATGAATCCTGCGGTAAATGTCCGCCCTGCCGGATCGGGACAAAGCGGATGCTGGAGATATTAACGAGGATCACTGAAGGGAAAGGGAAGCCGGAAGATATAGAAACACTGGAAACACTGGCTTTGACGGTTAAGAATGCTTCCTTGTGCGGGCTTGGGCAGACCGCTCCCAACCCGGTACTGAGTACTCTCCGTTTCTTCAGGGATGAGTATGAGGCTCACATTTTCGATAAAAAATGTCCCGCTGGGGTTTGCCAGGCGCTGCTGACCTATACGATCCTGCAAGACAAGTGCCGCGGCTGCGGTCTGTGCGCGCGCAATTGTCCTGTGGAGGCCATTACTGGAAAAGTGAAGGAACCATATGTGATTGACGCTGAAAAATGCATCAAATGCGGCATCTGCCTGGAAAAATGCAAATTTGGGGCCGTTGTGAAGAAGTAA
- a CDS encoding NADH-dependent [FeFe] hydrogenase, group A6 codes for MEMVTLTIDGQEVRVPAGSTVLEAARKAGIDIPTLCYLKEINKIGACRVCLVEIEKTRGLQPSCVYPVAEGMKVKTNTPVVREARKAVVELILSNHPMECLTCSRNTNCELQALAKKLGIKDIRFEGENTEFPVDSSAPAIERIPDKCILCRRCVSVCNQVQGVGVLGVTERGFESIVAPPFHRELNDVNCVLCGQCVNVCPVGALREKDHTKRVWEAINDPEKIVVVQTAPAVRVALGEEFGFPIGTSVTGKMVAALRRLGFDRVFDTDFTADLTILEEGSELLERLKNGGKLPLLTSCSPGWVKYCEHHYPEFLDNLSTAKSPQQMFGALAKTYFAEKIGVDPARIYSVSIMPCTAKKFERQRPEMKDSGFSDVDAVLTTRELASMIKEAGIDFSGLPEEKYDEPMGISTGAGLIFGATGGVMEAALRTVYEIVTGKTLKNLDFIAVRGLEGIKEAAVDLPPLGTVKVAVAHGLGNAKKVLERVKAKEAEYHFIEIMACPGGCLAGGGQPLVSGPERMKMAEDFRALRAKAIYEEDKGMPLRKSHENPAIKALYEEYLVKPLGEKSHHLLHTHYHARPKYAALAALESCKK; via the coding sequence ATGGAAATGGTAACTTTGACGATCGACGGCCAGGAAGTGCGGGTGCCTGCCGGTTCCACGGTACTGGAAGCCGCACGAAAGGCCGGGATTGATATACCGACACTGTGCTATTTGAAGGAAATCAATAAGATCGGGGCCTGCCGGGTCTGCCTGGTGGAAATTGAAAAAACCAGGGGATTGCAGCCCTCTTGTGTATACCCGGTAGCAGAGGGAATGAAAGTAAAAACCAATACGCCGGTTGTCCGGGAGGCTCGCAAAGCGGTGGTGGAACTGATACTTTCCAACCACCCGATGGAGTGCCTTACCTGCAGCCGAAACACAAACTGCGAACTCCAGGCCCTGGCCAAAAAACTGGGGATAAAAGACATTCGTTTTGAAGGGGAAAATACTGAGTTTCCGGTGGATTCTTCTGCGCCAGCCATTGAAAGGATCCCCGACAAGTGTATTCTCTGCCGGCGCTGTGTAAGCGTCTGCAACCAGGTGCAGGGAGTGGGTGTACTCGGCGTAACGGAAAGAGGCTTTGAAAGCATTGTGGCGCCTCCGTTCCACCGGGAACTGAACGACGTTAACTGCGTGCTTTGCGGCCAGTGCGTCAACGTTTGTCCTGTAGGCGCATTAAGGGAGAAAGACCACACCAAGAGAGTGTGGGAGGCCATCAATGACCCCGAAAAAATCGTTGTTGTTCAGACGGCGCCTGCGGTTAGGGTCGCTCTGGGAGAGGAGTTTGGATTCCCAATTGGCACGTCCGTTACCGGTAAAATGGTGGCTGCTTTAAGAAGACTGGGTTTTGACAGGGTGTTTGACACTGACTTCACTGCCGACCTGACAATTCTCGAAGAGGGAAGCGAACTGCTGGAACGCCTGAAAAATGGAGGAAAACTGCCGCTTTTGACTTCCTGCAGCCCGGGCTGGGTAAAATACTGTGAACACCATTACCCGGAATTCCTAGATAATCTTTCTACGGCGAAATCACCTCAGCAAATGTTTGGGGCGCTTGCCAAGACCTACTTTGCTGAAAAAATCGGGGTGGATCCCGCCAGGATATATTCGGTTTCCATCATGCCCTGCACAGCCAAGAAATTTGAAAGACAGCGCCCGGAAATGAAGGACAGCGGTTTTTCGGATGTTGATGCGGTGCTGACCACCCGCGAACTGGCCAGCATGATAAAGGAAGCCGGTATTGATTTTAGTGGCCTGCCTGAGGAAAAATACGACGAGCCGATGGGCATTTCTACCGGCGCCGGCCTGATTTTTGGAGCAACAGGCGGTGTTATGGAAGCGGCGCTGAGGACGGTTTATGAAATCGTTACCGGAAAAACATTGAAAAACCTTGACTTTATCGCCGTGAGAGGACTGGAAGGCATCAAAGAAGCTGCCGTAGACTTGCCGCCTCTGGGAACAGTCAAGGTGGCTGTCGCTCATGGTTTGGGCAATGCCAAGAAGGTGCTGGAAAGAGTAAAAGCCAAAGAAGCGGAATATCACTTTATCGAGATCATGGCTTGTCCAGGCGGCTGCCTGGCGGGCGGCGGCCAACCGCTTGTCAGTGGACCTGAACGGATGAAAATGGCGGAAGATTTTCGCGCTCTAAGGGCAAAAGCCATCTATGAGGAAGACAAGGGGATGCCGCTCAGGAAATCACACGAGAATCCTGCAATCAAAGCGCTTTATGAAGAATACCTTGTGAAACCATTAGGTGAAAAATCACATCATCTGCTACACACTCACTATCATGCCAGGCCAAAATACGCGGCCCTGGCCGCCCTGGAAAGCTGCAAGAAATAA
- a CDS encoding DUF554 domain-containing protein, producing the protein MLGTVVNAGAIAFGALVGIILRTGIPQKYKDTVMQALGIAVALIGIKMALQTRNELIVIISLAAGAVVGEALGIERALEKLGERLQKTLNSSDGDFVKGFVTCSLVYCVGAMSIMGALESGLTGQHKILFAKSLLDGISSIIFASTMGVGVIFSGLSVLFYQGGLTLLAGSVKVFMTEAVIAEMTSTGGLLILAISANILGLTKFKTANLLPAILVAAVLTLLVGGGQ; encoded by the coding sequence ATGCTGGGAACTGTAGTAAACGCCGGGGCAATAGCTTTTGGAGCGTTAGTGGGCATTATACTGCGTACGGGTATTCCGCAAAAATATAAAGACACCGTTATGCAGGCCTTGGGCATAGCTGTGGCCTTGATTGGGATAAAAATGGCCCTCCAGACCAGGAATGAATTGATTGTTATTATTAGTCTGGCTGCAGGCGCTGTGGTGGGAGAAGCGCTTGGTATTGAAAGGGCCTTGGAAAAACTCGGGGAAAGGCTTCAGAAAACGCTTAATTCAAGTGACGGCGATTTTGTGAAGGGATTCGTAACATGCAGTCTTGTTTACTGCGTGGGCGCTATGAGTATAATGGGAGCCCTGGAAAGCGGTTTAACCGGCCAGCACAAAATACTGTTTGCCAAATCATTATTGGATGGGATCAGTTCAATTATTTTCGCTTCAACGATGGGGGTCGGTGTTATCTTTTCCGGCCTTTCAGTGTTGTTTTACCAGGGAGGTTTGACCCTGCTGGCCGGGTCGGTAAAAGTCTTTATGACTGAAGCGGTGATTGCGGAAATGACTTCGACGGGAGGACTGTTAATCCTGGCTATATCCGCAAATATTCTGGGGTTAACAAAGTTTAAAACCGCCAATCTTTTACCTGCAATCCTCGTGGCTGCAGTTTTAACCTTATTGGTTGGCGGGGGGCAGTGA
- a CDS encoding DUF4446 family protein: MLQVINDLIYENYALIAIVLIVLFAAGLALFLAVIFRLNKLARQYRALMRGMDGKNIEQIVLENANILENLQKKLAGIETQLKEVERLNRRSIHNVSLLRFNAFHDMGGDLSFALALLNHDGDGVVISSIYGRDDARTYAKPVKGGKSTYHFSQEEEKVIALALSQENDENNSPILSKK; encoded by the coding sequence ATGCTGCAGGTAATAAACGATCTGATTTATGAAAACTATGCCCTTATAGCGATTGTTTTAATTGTTTTGTTTGCTGCAGGTCTTGCTTTGTTTCTCGCGGTGATATTTCGCCTTAATAAGCTGGCCCGTCAGTACAGGGCGCTTATGCGCGGGATGGATGGAAAAAACATCGAACAGATTGTGCTGGAAAACGCAAACATATTGGAGAATTTACAAAAAAAATTGGCCGGCATAGAAACGCAGCTAAAAGAGGTGGAAAGGCTTAACAGGCGAAGCATACATAATGTAAGCCTCTTGCGTTTTAACGCTTTTCACGATATGGGCGGGGACCTCAGCTTTGCCCTGGCTTTGTTGAATCATGATGGAGACGGGGTTGTTATCAGCAGCATATACGGGCGTGATGACGCGCGAACTTACGCTAAGCCTGTTAAGGGAGGCAAGTCGACCTACCATTTTTCACAGGAGGAGGAAAAGGTCATCGCTTTGGCCCTCTCCCAGGAAAATGACGAAAACAATTCGCCGATTTTGAGTAAAAAATGA
- a CDS encoding M23 family metallopeptidase, with protein sequence MSGEEKGTARKKEKKKISHLTMMVIPHSHGASVKNYCIPMWLFKSFMILSVSCILVVGYFVAGFFYLRYVTVENKELKEINMAQAKEINELKGLAGSMRSKLEYLVQLDQEVRAKVGLIKPANNEQNDRSILSSRSETRYQLMTMGISAIASAGSQPLLVQADIVAPQESTGLVESGEVLELPVPENEIDTLEDLGEQLALMDQMLTQQAEAMNRLNSDVDKRLAYLNALPNAWPIQGRITSGFGWRRNPFSRGQEFHEGIDIAQSYGAPIRASGDGVVTFAGYKSGWGRVVVISHGFGYVSQYCHNSSLLVSTGERVKRGQIIARLGNTGRSTGPHLHFGVAKEGKWINPMTVIGKKE encoded by the coding sequence ATGTCGGGGGAAGAGAAGGGAACAGCGAGAAAAAAAGAAAAGAAAAAGATCAGCCACCTGACGATGATGGTTATACCGCACAGTCACGGGGCCAGTGTTAAGAATTACTGCATACCGATGTGGCTGTTTAAGTCGTTTATGATTCTTAGCGTTTCCTGCATTCTGGTTGTGGGTTATTTTGTTGCAGGATTTTTTTATCTCAGGTATGTGACCGTAGAGAATAAAGAACTCAAGGAAATAAATATGGCGCAGGCCAAAGAAATCAATGAGCTGAAAGGCCTGGCCGGATCGATGCGCAGCAAATTGGAATACCTGGTCCAGCTTGATCAGGAGGTCCGGGCGAAAGTGGGTCTTATCAAGCCTGCAAATAATGAACAGAATGACCGTAGTATCCTTAGTTCACGGTCTGAAACAAGGTACCAGCTGATGACAATGGGGATTAGTGCTATTGCTTCAGCCGGTTCCCAGCCCCTTCTTGTACAGGCGGACATAGTCGCACCGCAGGAAAGCACAGGCCTTGTCGAAAGCGGTGAGGTTCTGGAACTGCCTGTGCCTGAAAACGAAATCGATACCCTCGAGGACCTCGGAGAACAGCTGGCCTTAATGGACCAGATGTTAACGCAGCAGGCTGAAGCGATGAATAGACTCAATTCCGACGTCGACAAGCGGTTAGCCTACTTGAATGCACTGCCCAATGCCTGGCCTATCCAGGGGCGCATTACTTCCGGGTTTGGCTGGCGCAGGAACCCCTTCTCACGGGGGCAGGAATTTCATGAAGGCATAGATATTGCTCAGTCATACGGTGCCCCCATCCGGGCATCCGGAGACGGAGTGGTTACCTTTGCGGGATATAAAAGCGGGTGGGGAAGGGTGGTAGTAATTTCCCACGGATTTGGCTATGTGAGCCAGTATTGCCATAATTCATCCTTACTTGTTAGTACGGGAGAAAGGGTTAAGCGCGGGCAAATCATAGCGCGCCTCGGCAATACAGGACGCAGTACGGGGCCGCATCTTCATTTTGGAGTGGCGAAGGAGGGAAAATGGATTAATCCTATGACAGTGATTGGGAAAAAGGAATAA
- a CDS encoding polymer-forming cytoskeletal protein, which produces MFGKKGAPEPANYQKIDTLIGKETNLQGTLIAKGTIRIDGEFKGDIQVQGDLVIGETGKVETSVEARNVLIAGHLKGNIQASGLVDLAPSARLYGDIRVKNLIIEEGAIFKGNCLMESKDETTAGMQEERD; this is translated from the coding sequence ATGTTTGGAAAAAAAGGAGCACCTGAACCGGCCAATTATCAGAAAATCGATACACTAATTGGAAAAGAGACAAATCTTCAGGGGACTCTTATTGCTAAAGGAACGATTCGAATAGATGGGGAGTTTAAGGGAGATATCCAGGTGCAAGGAGACCTGGTTATAGGGGAGACCGGTAAGGTCGAAACGAGTGTTGAAGCGCGCAATGTTCTTATTGCGGGACACCTTAAAGGTAACATCCAGGCTTCAGGGTTGGTGGATCTTGCCCCGTCTGCCAGGTTATACGGCGACATAAGGGTTAAAAATTTGATTATTGAAGAAGGAGCTATTTTTAAAGGCAACTGCCTGATGGAAAGCAAGGATGAGACCACCGCGGGAATGCAAGAAGAGAGAGATTAA
- the yyaC gene encoding spore protease YyaC yields the protein MFPSLLDYFTKAAKTEDNKIRVHMDDVFAVTKLSEHLAALLNNLGKNRRPLVICIGTDRSTGDSLGPLTGWRLSSLLHGKNIEILGTIDNPVHAQNLESYLLRIRDKENGLTVIAVDACLGQLANVGTILLEGKPLKPGAGVSKLLPEVGDISIYGIVNVGGFMEIQVLQNTRLSIVMKMSCLIANSIFLALRQTGHLN from the coding sequence ATGTTCCCTTCGTTGCTGGATTATTTTACTAAGGCAGCAAAAACCGAGGACAATAAAATACGTGTACATATGGATGATGTTTTTGCTGTAACAAAGCTTTCCGAACACCTTGCCGCGCTTTTAAACAATTTGGGCAAAAACCGCCGTCCTCTTGTTATATGCATAGGCACTGACCGATCAACAGGCGACAGCCTGGGACCGCTGACTGGATGGCGCTTGTCATCGCTTCTTCATGGTAAAAACATCGAAATCCTTGGAACCATAGATAATCCGGTCCACGCTCAGAACCTCGAATCGTATCTCTTGCGTATCAGAGATAAAGAAAATGGACTTACGGTAATCGCGGTAGATGCCTGCCTTGGCCAACTGGCCAATGTCGGTACCATCCTGCTGGAGGGTAAGCCGCTCAAGCCGGGGGCAGGCGTAAGCAAGCTGCTGCCGGAGGTGGGGGACATCAGCATTTATGGTATTGTCAATGTCGGAGGCTTTATGGAAATACAGGTGCTGCAAAACACCAGGCTTAGTATCGTAATGAAAATGTCATGCTTGATTGCTAACAGCATCTTTCTTGCTCTTCGCCAAACCGGTCATCTCAATTAG